From Diprion similis isolate iyDipSimi1 chromosome 5, iyDipSimi1.1, whole genome shotgun sequence, the proteins below share one genomic window:
- the LOC124406294 gene encoding uncharacterized protein LOC124406294 isoform X2: protein MELQLVFFAYVVDTNELYDVQFKHISWGRVRGEGICLGLKEVRIKIPEAVRKGDSAIFECLYDTEGDILYAVKWYKGRREFYRYTPNESPAIKTFPIGTLSVNKNESNANQVTVTGLDLDAAGTYSCEVSADAPSFHTAIVSANMNVVELPRNRPSIHGMKRKYRVGDILRGNCTSDGSKPAANLTWYINDRQPLSSQTRYYNPQDSNIADQQYSAIGVQFLVTPEHFASGKLKVRCSASIYELYWQSTEVSAEEDRPRVRNFEPAATIVGINYLQPPPNLQTGQRKPDGQADVKGRNHPSQTKSTKEAT from the exons ATGGAACTGCAATTGGTCTTCTTCGCTTATGTCGTGG ATACTAACGAACTTTACGACGTGCAATTCAAACACATTTCATGGGGCCGCGTCCGTGGGGAAG GAATATGCTTAGGATTAAAGGAAGTTCGCATAAAAATTCCGGAGGCTGTAAGGAAGGGTGATTCAGCGATATTCGAATGCTTGTATGACACAGAGGGCGATATCCTCTATGCCGTCAAGTGGTATAAGGGTCGGAGAGAGTTTTACCGCTACACCCCCAACGAGAGCCCCGCAATTAAGACATTTCCAATCGGCACTCTGAGTGTTAAC AAAAACGAGAGTAACGCTAACCAAGTTACGGTTACTGGATTAGACTTGGATGCTGCAGGCACATATAGTTGCGAAGTGTCGGCTGATGCACCTTCCTTTCATACTGCAATCGTTTCTGCAAATATGAATGTTGTCG AATTGCCGCGGAACCGTCCTTCCATACACGGTATGAAGCGAAAATATCGCGTGGGAGATATTTTGCGAGGAAATTGTACTTCGGATGGCAGTAAACCAGCCGCGAATTTAACGTGGTATATTAACGACCGTCAG CCGTTGAGTTCGCAAACACGGTACTACAATCCCCAAGATTCGAATATTGCCGATCAACAGTATTCAGCAATTGGAGTGCAATTTCTCGTTACTCCGGAACACTTTGCCAGTGGAAAGCTGAAAGTGCGCTGCAGTGCGTCAATATACGAATTGTACTGGCAAAGCACGGAAGTCAGTGCTGAGGAGGATCGTCCAAGAGTGAGAAATTTTGAGCCCGCTGCTACCATAGTTGGAATAAACTACCTTCAACCACCGCCGAACTTGCAAACGGGACAGAGAAAACCCGACGGCCAGGCGGATGTCAAAG GTCGCAACCATCCGAGCCAGACAAAGAGCACAAAAGAAGCTACATGA
- the LOC124406303 gene encoding facilitated trehalose transporter Tret1-like, whose product MEEQTPTTEVLISNGEQVVQDSGTLRPIWKDSYTQILGACIVHLLTVQAGINMAFATILTAHLKENGNDDVIQLQPGQDSLIASLVTISTPIGSLLSGRLIDEFGRRNVSMFVCIPYLISWILIYWSYNIVWLYVGRFLAGAAAGLSSVAIYYTSETTHPVWRPMLLGLTSVNVSFGILLTSVLGKWLYWRTVAVVFAAFTAVIFCLITTLPESPHWLLSFKNGTQDAHRIDQARKSLKYFNRNNAKAERELVQLLNNYRTRRVDVSMRQDETLKEKLKSFKRPEIYKPILLLLIIFFFQQNTGSYVIVFYAVELFGELGGQFGYLDAYWAMILMGAIRFVIAIIAMILSLKYGRRILCMISGLGMGLSILSASLYMHLSQFETKIPTLVFVLVFVCFSAIGWQTIPWSLTGELLPTKLRAIVGGIMTSYAYLMMFLVVLTFPALNELIEVKGAFLIYGIISFASTAFVWKYLPETFGKTLTEIEHFFK is encoded by the exons ATGGAGGAACAGACGCCGACCACGGAAGTTTTGATCTCGAATGGTGAGCAGGTCGTGCAAGATTCCGGCACCCTTCGGCCAATATGGAAGGATTCCTATACTCag ATTCTTGGTGCCTGCATTGTTCACTTGCTAACTGTTCAAGCTGGAATAAACATGGCATTCGCTACCATATTGACAGCGCATTTGAAAGAAAACGGAAATGACGATGTAATACAACTTCAGCCTGGACAAGACAGTTTGATTG ccAGTTTGGTCACAATATCTACACCCATTGGGTCACTCCTGTCTGGCCGGTTAATTGATGAGTTTGGACGAAGGAATGTCAGCATGTTCGTATGCATTCCATACCTGATTTCCTGGATCTTGATCTATTGGTCCTACAACATAGTCTGGCTATATGTTGGTAGATTTTTGGCAGGAGCGGCAGccg GACTTTCCAGCGTTGCGATATACTACACTTCAGAAACGACACATCCAGTGTGGCGGCCAATGCTCCTAGGTTTGACTTCGGTTAACGTGTCTTTTGGAATCCTGTTGACATCCGTACTCGGCAAGTGGCTTTATTGGAGAACGGTTGCAGTTGTATTCGCCGCTTTTACTGCTGTTATATTCTGTCTCATCACGACTCTCCCAGAAAGTCCGCACTGGCTCTTGTCCTTTAAAAATGGAACGCAAGATGCACACAGGATAGATCAAGCCCGGAAATCGCTGAAATACTTCAATCGTAATAACGCA AAAGCTGAGAGGGAACTGGTCCAATTACTCAATAATTATCGTACGAGGAGAGTAGATGTCTCGATGAGACAGGACGAGACACTAAAGGAGAAATTGAAGAGCTTCAAGAGGCCGGAAATATACAAACCAATTCTTTTGCtgctaattattttcttttttcaacaaaataccGGGTCTTACGTCATAGTTTTTTATGCCGTCGAGTTGTTTGGAGAATTGGGTGGACAGTTTGGCTATCTCGATGCATATTGGGCGATGATATTGATGGGGGCAATTCGCTTCGTAATAGCAATAATCGCGATGATACTTTCGTTGAAATATGGTCGGCGAATTTTGTGCATGATCAGCGGACTAGGAATGGGATTATCGATACTGTCCGCCTCGCTTTACATGCATCTCAGCCAATTTGAGACGAAAATTCCCACTTTGGTATTCGTCCTCGTCTTTGTGTGCTTCAGTGCAATTGGCTGGCAGACGATTCCGTGGTCATTGACTGGGGAACTACTACCTACCAAGCTCAGAGCTATTGTTGGAGGAATAATGACTAGTTATGCTTATTTGATGATGTTTCTTGTCGTCCTCACGTTTCCAGCTCTCAACGAACTGATCGAAGTCAAGGGtgcttttttaatttatggTATCATCTCTTTCGCCAGCACGGCATTCGTTTGGAAATATTTACCCGAAACATTCGGGAAAACGTTAACGGAAATTGAACATTTCTTCAAATAG
- the LOC124406294 gene encoding uncharacterized protein LOC124406294 isoform X1 gives MELQLVFFAYVVDTNELYDVQFKHISWGRVRGEGICLGLKEVRIKIPEAVRKGDSAIFECLYDTEGDILYAVKWYKGRREFYRYTPNESPAIKTFPIGTLSVNKNESNANQVTVTGLDLDAAGTYSCEVSADAPSFHTAIVSANMNVVELPRNRPSIHGMKRKYRVGDILRGNCTSDGSKPAANLTWYINDRQPLSSQTRYYNPQDSNIADQQYSAIGVQFLVTPEHFASGKLKVRCSASIYELYWQSTEVSAEEDRPRVRNFEPAATIVGINYLQPPPNLQTGQRKPDGQADVKDIDSSAERRKVLNMMFVLLIILQITLIR, from the exons ATGGAACTGCAATTGGTCTTCTTCGCTTATGTCGTGG ATACTAACGAACTTTACGACGTGCAATTCAAACACATTTCATGGGGCCGCGTCCGTGGGGAAG GAATATGCTTAGGATTAAAGGAAGTTCGCATAAAAATTCCGGAGGCTGTAAGGAAGGGTGATTCAGCGATATTCGAATGCTTGTATGACACAGAGGGCGATATCCTCTATGCCGTCAAGTGGTATAAGGGTCGGAGAGAGTTTTACCGCTACACCCCCAACGAGAGCCCCGCAATTAAGACATTTCCAATCGGCACTCTGAGTGTTAAC AAAAACGAGAGTAACGCTAACCAAGTTACGGTTACTGGATTAGACTTGGATGCTGCAGGCACATATAGTTGCGAAGTGTCGGCTGATGCACCTTCCTTTCATACTGCAATCGTTTCTGCAAATATGAATGTTGTCG AATTGCCGCGGAACCGTCCTTCCATACACGGTATGAAGCGAAAATATCGCGTGGGAGATATTTTGCGAGGAAATTGTACTTCGGATGGCAGTAAACCAGCCGCGAATTTAACGTGGTATATTAACGACCGTCAG CCGTTGAGTTCGCAAACACGGTACTACAATCCCCAAGATTCGAATATTGCCGATCAACAGTATTCAGCAATTGGAGTGCAATTTCTCGTTACTCCGGAACACTTTGCCAGTGGAAAGCTGAAAGTGCGCTGCAGTGCGTCAATATACGAATTGTACTGGCAAAGCACGGAAGTCAGTGCTGAGGAGGATCGTCCAAGAGTGAGAAATTTTGAGCCCGCTGCTACCATAGTTGGAATAAACTACCTTCAACCACCGCCGAACTTGCAAACGGGACAGAGAAAACCCGACGGCCAGGCGGATGTCAAAG atattgattCATCTGCGGAGCGAAGAAAAGTGCTGAACATGATGTTTGTGTTAttgataattttacaaataactTTAATTCGATAA
- the LOC124406294 gene encoding uncharacterized protein LOC124406294 isoform X3: protein MELQLVFFAYVVGICLGLKEVRIKIPEAVRKGDSAIFECLYDTEGDILYAVKWYKGRREFYRYTPNESPAIKTFPIGTLSVNKNESNANQVTVTGLDLDAAGTYSCEVSADAPSFHTAIVSANMNVVELPRNRPSIHGMKRKYRVGDILRGNCTSDGSKPAANLTWYINDRQPLSSQTRYYNPQDSNIADQQYSAIGVQFLVTPEHFASGKLKVRCSASIYELYWQSTEVSAEEDRPRVRNFEPAATIVGINYLQPPPNLQTGQRKPDGQADVKDIDSSAERRKVLNMMFVLLIILQITLIR from the exons ATGGAACTGCAATTGGTCTTCTTCGCTTATGTCGTGG GAATATGCTTAGGATTAAAGGAAGTTCGCATAAAAATTCCGGAGGCTGTAAGGAAGGGTGATTCAGCGATATTCGAATGCTTGTATGACACAGAGGGCGATATCCTCTATGCCGTCAAGTGGTATAAGGGTCGGAGAGAGTTTTACCGCTACACCCCCAACGAGAGCCCCGCAATTAAGACATTTCCAATCGGCACTCTGAGTGTTAAC AAAAACGAGAGTAACGCTAACCAAGTTACGGTTACTGGATTAGACTTGGATGCTGCAGGCACATATAGTTGCGAAGTGTCGGCTGATGCACCTTCCTTTCATACTGCAATCGTTTCTGCAAATATGAATGTTGTCG AATTGCCGCGGAACCGTCCTTCCATACACGGTATGAAGCGAAAATATCGCGTGGGAGATATTTTGCGAGGAAATTGTACTTCGGATGGCAGTAAACCAGCCGCGAATTTAACGTGGTATATTAACGACCGTCAG CCGTTGAGTTCGCAAACACGGTACTACAATCCCCAAGATTCGAATATTGCCGATCAACAGTATTCAGCAATTGGAGTGCAATTTCTCGTTACTCCGGAACACTTTGCCAGTGGAAAGCTGAAAGTGCGCTGCAGTGCGTCAATATACGAATTGTACTGGCAAAGCACGGAAGTCAGTGCTGAGGAGGATCGTCCAAGAGTGAGAAATTTTGAGCCCGCTGCTACCATAGTTGGAATAAACTACCTTCAACCACCGCCGAACTTGCAAACGGGACAGAGAAAACCCGACGGCCAGGCGGATGTCAAAG atattgattCATCTGCGGAGCGAAGAAAAGTGCTGAACATGATGTTTGTGTTAttgataattttacaaataactTTAATTCGATAA
- the LOC124406382 gene encoding pickpocket protein 28-like codes for MAPTVIHVKTLKDYEQNVVPYYLKDVVSDVVKRKIFKPEDVGRLGRSAAQVGMGKIKVKTPMSQYIVDFFNKSTIHGLNHIVAPRRHFIERILTVIFVGTALGCLVASSLQYSWFQYQNNPTTIVLDIDYKNFNVTKPALTICMDDYISTDKFPDVFKKFGVEDTQEARNFFQFISRPVYSTLNETPIYNGTSPNNWLQILQDLHIDYEPNQCGLQECTGTYKTLVVTEKGICATLYGAYSNYSSVDYWVSNNWTIFPQRSLPTYKYARRNDRINIQAIPLPYEASSHCSFQRLDFITTLALHYPNDLPQLNSWWYNFKEVAVVDIRVAVQQTESSDELRQLSKSQRECNFPEDGELKMWPVYTYNMCILECRYNFIKGRCGCYPYFARPMPGVPVCNSTQLHCIGSISDSIISLKSSNQNLCTCPENCNTARYNNIRTGTAYNIDRVDVIPVRTVNIDIEFPFIKMRREVFFGFTEFLVSVGGAAGLFLGASIISFIEIFYHLTLKLFWYRFHISRNGRQ; via the exons ATGGCTCCCACCGTAATTCACGTGAAAACACTGAAAGATTATGAACAAAATGTAGTTCCATATTATCTGAAAGACGTCGTATCTGATGTGGtgaaacgaaaaatctttaaaccCGAAGATGTAGGTCGACTTGGCAGATCGGCGGCGCAAGTAGGGATGGgaaaaatcaaagtaaaaaCACCAATGTCACAGTACatcgttgattttttcaacaagtcaACCATACACGGACTGAATCACATTGTTGCACCACGGAGACATTTTATTGAGAG GATTTTGACAGTAATTTTTGTTGGAACGGCTCTTGGATGTTTGGTTGCATCATCGCTGCAGTACTCGTGGTTTCAATACCAGAATAATCCAACAACCATAGTACTTGATattgattacaaaaatttcaacgtcaCGAAGCCAGCCTTGACCATATGCATGGACGACTACATTTCAACGGATAAGTTTCCGGACGTCTTCAAGAA ATTTGGAGTTGAAGATACACAAGAGGcaagaaatttctttcaattcataTCGAGACCAGTTTACTCAACTCTAAATGAAACGCCAATATACAACGGCACTTCGCCTAACAACTGGTTGCAAATACTCCAGGACTTGCATATCGACTATGAACCAAATCAATGCGGTTTGCAGGAGTGCACCGGGACTTACAAAACTCTGGTTGTCACGGAGAAAGGCATATGTGCAACTCTATATGGTGCATACAGCAATTACTCATCAGTAGA TTACTGGGTGTCAAATAACTGGACCATCTTCCCACAGAGATCCTTACCGACATACAAGTACGCTCGTCGAAACGACAGGATAAATATCCAGGCAATTCCTTTGCCATACGAAGCAAGTTCTCACTGTTCGTTTCAAAGACTTGATTTTATAACGACG cTGGCGTTACACTATCCGAACGATTTACCTCAACTAAACAGTTGGTGGTACAATTTTAAAGAAGTGGCTGTCGTAGACATAAGAGTTGCCGTTCAACAAACAGAGAGCTCTGATGAGCTCAGACAATTGTCTAAGAGTCAACGAGAATGCAATTTTCCTGAAGACGGAGAGTTGAAGATGTGGCCTGTCTACACATATAACATGTGTATCTTAGAATgtagatataattttataaaaggtCGATGTGGGTGCTACCCGTATTTTGCAAGACCGATGC CTGGTGTTCCAGTATGTAATTCCACACAGTTACATTGTATTGGGAGTATTTCTGATTCGATAATTTCATTGAAGAGCAGCAACCAAAATTTGTGTACCTGCCCAGAAAACTGTAATACAgctaggtataataatattcgtaCTGGGACTGCCTACAACAT tGACCGAGTCGACGTGATACCAGTCAGGACGGTGAACATTGATATTGAATTTCCCTTCATCAAGATGCGTCGTGAAGTATTCTTCGGATTTACTGAATTCTTAG TTTCAGTTGGTGGAGCTGCAGGTTTATTCCTTGGTGCAAGTATAATATCattcattgaaatattttatcatcttACGTTGAAACTCTTTTGGTATAGATTTCATATCTCTAGAAACGGAAgacagtaa